ACTGATTTTAGCTTCTCATCCCTGCGTATAACAGAAGCTGATGTACCGACAAGAAAGTGGTCTTTTTGATTTTAGACGAGCTGAAGTTTCCCAATTGTTGCTAATTGTGGATAGGAGGGATGACCTGGTCACTCCTCTTCTCAATCTATGGGCATATCAGGTTATGCTCTTCCTTTCTAGAAGGGCCATTACCTTTTCTTTACCTGTTGTTAATAACTGAGGGGTGTACTATCGTAACTTTTTTACTATTATCATCTGTAGGCAATAGTTCATGAACTTATAGGCATTCACAATTAACTTAGAAAACTAATATTTCTTGAAACCGTTATGATCAGACTTTGTTATACCAATtgatttttacaaaatatatcTCAATTAacttagaaaaataatattttttttcatttaatagaAAAGAtcttaaaaatttcttttagtaaatttataatttaagcaGAAGTATCATATCtcatcaaattttaaacatttacaCATTATCTCTACAAATTATAAATACTAGTATTCTTTGCACGcaatgtatatatttatataaatataatttaaatatgaatttaattaatataattttattatattttatttttgagtggataaaacaccattgTTAGtgtaagataaaaaaggaaacatGTATTCTGGTGACCATCAACGTCACACATCTTTAATATatagtgtatttttttttaaatcactttatctaaataacaattataaagttaacaaaaacaatcataaatttttttaatataattattggtagttttatataaaaagtaACTGAACtccaaaaataaaacgaaaGCTCCAAGGTTGTGAAGGTTGAGTTCTTCTGTGGACTGTGACCGTGGAGAACTACTGTCAGCTCTAATGAAAGGCAAGAAATCTGATGAACCAGCCAGCGAAGTTCCCTCTGCTTCAGGTTGTCCCTTCATGGCTTAATCTAGACAAAGTATTTTAGCAGTTCGGGCACGGGCGTATTTGTGTTTCCACATTTGTATAATTGTACTGTATGAATAAGTTTGATGATTTATATTTAGGTTGCATTTACTTTGAATGAATTATGTAAAAAATTATACCATGATTGCCGAAGTGATTGGATATGGTGTGAAATAAGCAGAGGTGACAGTGGCCAATCCACCTCACCTGTTTATTCTCGGTCCCATTTTTTCTCATTACAACTTGATTTTTCCAGTAATTGAAATCTAGTACTTGTCGACACAAGTAGTGGAATCCTGTCATTGGAATTTGGAACTACGAATTTTGAGGTCATAAAATTTCAGgctgccctttcatggcttaaTCAAGAAAATTTGTCAAAAAACATAAGAAATAAATTCTTTACAGACAAGACATCTGAGCAGATTTCGTATTCGAGTGGCGTATCTTCTACGATGATTGCAGGGAAGTGATGAGCACAAGCCTCGGTCCAAAAACAGTTGGGATAAAAAGGGTAAAAAATAAGCGAAGTTGAATAAAATTATTGTGCCCAAGGGAGGGGGCCTGGATATGGATCAGTCCCACAATATCTGAACAGTCCTTCAATTTCTGGACACCCATTAGGATAAGGGACAGACCGATGAAAGGGGTCACGGGCAAGTTTTTTCCGGTGCAACATTCCTGAACAACCATAAGGATCTTCCTGAAATTGAGATCTTACCAATGCTTCACCTTTTAATGCTGCTTCCCTCGAATTTTGAGTGGATGGCGTCCCATAATACAAGAACCTCGATTCGGGAAATCCAATTGCCGAGCGGTGAAGATGAACAAACCTCTCCTCCTTAAAATCATATCCTACAACCTGAACATCGATTCAAAAAACCCAAAACTAACAATATATAAGACCATTGCTATATGTCACTCTAAACATCAAGGTGTTACCAGTAATTACCACATCCTTAAAGGTACTTGAACTTCAAAATTTGTAGAGAACTGAAAATGCATGTAATCTTGTGTTCTTACTGTTATATTGTGAGGATACATGCCAGTAAGCTCCCGGAATCGACATATGCTAAATATAAGATTCTCAAAGCTGTCCCTCGCATATTCTTCTGTAAGTGATCTCCCTCGCACTTGATCTCGCTTGCCTGCAGAATTTACCACATGTCCATTTGTATCGAGCTAAACAAACTTCAACTTTTCCTATAATGCCTTCGAAGGTATAAATAAAGAATTTTCGAACTTCACAAATTAGAAGTAGTTTTAGCCAAACTGAGTAAATTATTAGTAGTTCTTCATTCTCAATTTCTCAATTTTATCAATTTCTATCTGGGGAGAAATAGAAATCGATAAAATAAAAAGTGGAGCATTCAGTAAAGCATGCCTGGttacataaaaaattaactgattaaaaatttgggatatATCTGTAAAAGCTCCAGATCAGTCAGCACCCAAAACAATTGGAGCTAAACTaatgtaatgaaaaataatctccaaacaaattcaaatttcatttaaaaaagtAACCTTTTTACTTGAGTtcaaaattcaatttgtcaGTAAATCACCATCTCTGCATCTTTTAAAAGGGGAACTTCCAAGTTCAAACCTACTTCATTGCAGGTGTGACGTCCCACAGTTTTTTTtggagaaaaacaaaaaaaaattataagatgCATGTACAATTTTTGTGAAAACCAAGTTGCTTGAATTTTTCTGCTTCACACACACTGTCCAAACTATAACTATGATCATATAAATTCACAGGACATCCCAAAAGCTAATGATAAAAGTAACACACTCCTATCCAACAATGTGGTAACTGATCCTACGTAGTTCAAGCAACAGACCACATGGACACACGAGATTCAGATATGAATGGCTCCAACAGTGGTCTAAAATTAACTACTACATCATTTAGACAACATAGAGAAATATTTATAGTATGGCAACAACAAAATAGAAACACACAAGTTCATGACTCGATCTACAACAAAATTAACTTTTCTCGCTTTCTGTTAATGCACATAACAGATTTCTTGGCTCacattttttgatattttgatggCATAAATTACGCTCAACTGTCTATTGCTTTTGGATTAAGCCTTTTTACACTAAAATGCATCATATTTCAAAGATGCTATCATTTAAAAAGTTTCGAAACATTTTAAAGCATCAATAAAATCAGGGAAACACAACTGCAAAATCACTCACCAAACCATCCTTTGGACTCTGCAACAACCCAATAACTCTGAGCTTCACTCCTTGGTCCAGCATTCTTCCGAGTCTCACCCCCGCTGAACAAGAGTAATGCCGCATCATCATTGGCCGTGATCTCCACTCCATTCTGTATATGTGTAATAAAGGTAGCAGCTTGACCTGGATTCTTCTGATATGATTCCAAATACCAAGCATCCTCCTTATCAACCTTTTCACAATTACTACTCGTATAAATCGAATGGCCAGCTACCATTACAAGGTTTCTGAAGTTATGGAAAGGATAACTCTCCACATTCTCATTGAATTTGTCATAACCAGGCATCAGTCTGAAACGGCCCTCATGCATGGATAATATAATAAGGATTGTAATCCCAATTGACAAGAAAATCAAGAAGAGCATAATGGGGTGAAGCTTGAAATAGTGTTGAATCTTATTCCCTAAGGCTTTTAGCATTCTCGAAGGATCGTTTTTGTGCCTTCTTGACTTTTTACCAATCCCAGATTCTAAGTCAAAATCACCCCTTGGATAGGTCTTGAACGACTTGGGACTATTACTATACGAAGATGAATAATTTGTCTTCATAGATTACAGAATCTAACTCAATAATCACAGCAAAAGGCATAGATATCCGAGAAACAGACCATTGGATCTCAACACCATGCAAAGTTTAAATCATCCCACTCAAAAAATGAAATCAATCACGAACAAGCTGGAGGGATAATCGATGAAAAAAAcctaaaaatttcattttcaaccGAAAAAGGTGAACCTGAAGCGAGCCCAGATCAGAAATTCAGGACAAGAAGATGAAAATCCTGTATTAAATTTCGAGCGGTCTGGAAATTTGAAGAATTCCCAGAAAAAAGTACGAGGAACTTTGATTTCCTCTAAACTTCAATTCAAGTTAAACGTAATACTCGAAAATAACACAAATCAAGAGGAAAATGTCAACGGTATCGAGCAAATCGCAGCGGGTAGGACTAGAGACTGGAATTTGTGATAACAAAACAAGTAATTTTTACtcttcataatttaaaatttttgtttaaacTTCTTAATCAtgtcaaaaacacaaaaatacttttatatttattaattatttataactgaaacaaaaataaaattatttc
The DNA window shown above is from Primulina huaijiensis isolate GDHJ02 chromosome 12, ASM1229523v2, whole genome shotgun sequence and carries:
- the LOC140990339 gene encoding uncharacterized protein C57A10.07-like, whose translation is MKTNYSSSYSNSPKSFKTYPRGDFDLESGIGKKSRRHKNDPSRMLKALGNKIQHYFKLHPIMLFLIFLSIGITILIILSMHEGRFRLMPGYDKFNENVESYPFHNFRNLVMVAGHSIYTSSNCEKVDKEDAWYLESYQKNPGQAATFITHIQNGVEITANDDAALLLFSGGETRKNAGPRSEAQSYWVVAESKGWFGKRDQVRGRSLTEEYARDSFENLIFSICRFRELTGMYPHNITVVGYDFKEERFVHLHRSAIGFPESRFLYYGTPSTQNSREAALKGEALVRSQFQEDPYGCSGMLHRKKLARDPFHRSVPYPNGCPEIEGLFRYCGTDPYPGPLPWAQ